The DNA region CCGGCTCGCGACGGCGGACGCCGGGACCAGGGCGCAGGCGAAGGACGCCCTGCGGCGGCTGAGCGCGGGCGGTGGCACGGCGATCGGCACGTGGCTGCGCCTGGCCGACCGGCTGCTCGGTTCCGCCGACGCCGGTATCCGGCACGGCATCCTCCTCACCGACGGCCGCAACGAGCACGAGTCCCCCGAGGACCTGCGGGCCGCCCTGGACGCCTGCGCGGGCCGTTTCACCTGTGACGCGCGTGGTGTCGGCACGGACTGGGAGGTGAAAGAGGTCACAGCCGTCGCCTCCGCCCTGCTCGGCTCGGTCGACATCGTCGCGGACCCGGCGGGCCTCGCCGCGGACTTCACGCGGATGATGGAGGACGTGATGGGCAAGGAGGTCGCGGACGTCGCGCTGCGGCTGTGGACCCCCCTCGGAGCCGAGATCGCCTTCGTCAGACAGGTGGCTCCCACGGTCGCCGAGCTGACCGCCCGCCGCACCGCGACGGGCCCCCGCACGGGGGACTACCCGACCGGTTCCTGGGGCGACGAGTCCCGGGACTACCACCTGTGTGTACGGGTTCCGCAGGCGGGGATCGGCCAGGAGATGCTGGCGGCCCGCGCCTCGCTGGTCCTGCCGTCCGCCTCCGGCGAGGGCCCGCCGCGAAGCCTTTCGCAGGGCCTCGTCCGGGCCGTGTGGACCGACGACATGGCGGCGTCCACCGTGATCAACCCACAGGTCGCCCACTACACCGGCCAGGCCGAACTGGCACAAGTCATCCAACAGGGTCTGGATGCCCGTAAATCAGGAGACTTCGACGGTGCGACCGCCAAACTGGGCCGTGCGGTGCAGCTCGCCTCGGCGTCCGGCAACGCGGATACCGCGAAACTGCTTTCGAAGGTGGTGGACGTCGTCGACGCCGCGAC from Streptomyces sp. NBC_01754 includes:
- a CDS encoding vWA domain-containing protein, producing MANFSKSNVPQFSVEVYQNEYLPEGASEVHAIVTVTSTGGGTTGGIPMPDDPVTPAREAGRAPDAAVVLMVDCSGSMDYPPTKLRHARDATAAAVETLRDGTRFAVVAGTHVAKELYPGNGRLATADAGTRAQAKDALRRLSAGGGTAIGTWLRLADRLLGSADAGIRHGILLTDGRNEHESPEDLRAALDACAGRFTCDARGVGTDWEVKEVTAVASALLGSVDIVADPAGLAADFTRMMEDVMGKEVADVALRLWTPLGAEIAFVRQVAPTVAELTARRTATGPRTGDYPTGSWGDESRDYHLCVRVPQAGIGQEMLAARASLVLPSASGEGPPRSLSQGLVRAVWTDDMAASTVINPQVAHYTGQAELAQVIQQGLDARKSGDFDGATAKLGRAVQLASASGNADTAKLLSKVVDVVDAATGTVRLKAGVAEADEMTLETRSTKTVRVKK